From the genome of Gemmatimonadaceae bacterium:
GACAATCGCGACGTGGAAGACCTCATCCTGCCGCTGGCGCTGGAAAAGAAGATCGCCGTCCTGGCCTACGCACCATTCGGCCGCACCAGCCTGTTCCGTCGTGCCGCCGGCAAGGAACTCCCGGCGTTCGCCAAGGACTTCGACGCCGCCACCTGGGCGCAGTTCTTCCTCAAATTCACGTTGTCACACCCGGCGATTACCGCCGTGACACCGGCAACCAGCCAGGCGAAGAACATGATTGACAACATCGGCGGCGGGATCGGACGGATCCCTAACGACGCGCAACGCAAGCAGATCATTGAATTCGTGGATGCGTTGCCGCCCGCACCCGGCCGCTGAAAATGACCGCGGATTCGGGATTCCTGGCTCGGCTGCGCACCAGCGTTGGCGCGCGCCCTGGCGAAGGCGCCGTGCTGGTGTGGGCCACCGCCTACTACTTCCTGGTGTTGTGCGCGTACTACGTCATTCGTCCAATTCGTGATGATATCGGCGCGTCCAGCGGCGCCGAGAAGCTGGCCTGGTTGTTCACTGGCACCATGCTGGGCATGCTGCTGGTGCATCCCCTCTACTCGAAGCTGGTGTCGACGCTGCGCCGACGGCAATTCATCGGATGGACCTATCGATTCTTCATCCTGAATCTGATCGCCTTCTACCTGGTGTTCCGGGCCGTCGACGCGTCTCAGGCGGTATGGGTCGGCCGCGTATTCTTTATCTGGACCAGCATTTTCAATCTGTTCGTGGTGTCGGTGTTTTGGTCGCTTATCACCGACGTATTCCGTCCGGGGCAGGGCAAGCGGCTGTTCGGTGTCGTCGCCGTGGGTGGCACGGTGGGTGCCATGCTGGGTGCCACCATTACGACGGCGCTGGTCGGTGTGCTTGGTCCGCTCAATCTCATGCTGGTGTCGGCGCTCATCCTCGAGCTGGCCGTGCGCGCCTCGCGTGTGCTGGACCACGCCGAGTCGGGAATGCGGACCGTTGAAGCGCACGAGGCCTCGTCACCCCGTGTTCTGACACCCACTGAAGCGAGGATTGCGTCGGCGGGCGACGCGTCGCACGAGGTGATTGGCGGCGGCATGCTGGACGGGATCAGGCACATCGTGTCGTCGCCCTACCTGCTGGGCATTGCCTCACTGATCCTGTTCTACACGATCTCGTCCACGTTCCTGTACTTCCAGCAGGTGGACGTCGTGGCCCGCGTGTTTGGCGACGACCGGGCGGCCCGCACGCAGGTGTTCGGCACGATGGACATCGCCGTGAACGCGCTGACGCTGCTGGCCCAGCTCTTCCTCACCGGCCGCTTCATCAAGTGGCTGGGGGTGGGCGCCGCGCTGGCGTTCCTGCCGATCGTCACCATGATCGGCTTTGGCATCATGGGATTCGCCCCGGTGCTGATGGTGCTGGTGGTGTTCCAGACCATTCGTCGCGCCGGCAACTTTGCGATTCAGCGGCCCGGACGCGAAGCCCTGTTCACGGTGCTTGATCGCACGGACAAGTACAAAGCCAAGAACTTCAGCGACACCTTTGTCTATCGACTGGGCGACCAGGTGGGTGCGTGGTCGTACGCAGGGATGGCGGTGTTCGGACTGGGACTATCAGGGCTGGCGTTCACCATGGTGCCGTTCTCGGCCGCGTGGCTGCTGCTCACTGTGTGGTTGGGTCGGCAATACGCGCGCCGCGAGACGCATTGACGCGTCGCGCGGACGCCTCAGGCGCGTCGTTTACGGGTGCTTCTTCGGCAGGGCCGGCGCCTTGTCGGGCCCGCCGTGCGCTTTCACGAGTCCCGTATCGAGCAGGTCACCGCCGCCGCTGCGCTTCGCCACCGCACGCGTCGCGCTGTCGGCCAATGCCGTGTTTCCGGTAGCCTGACCCACCATGTAGATGCCATACCATGGCGCCGCATGATCGGGGACATCCTTCGCGGCGGCCTCGTAGAAGCGCATGGCTTGATCGTACTGTTTGAGACGGAAGGCGATGTTGCCACTGTCCAGACGTGCGGCCGCGCTGGCTGTCAGGCCGGGCGGCAGTTGATTGGTTGCACCCGGAACAAATGCGCCACCGTCGGCTGCACCGAGCGGTGTTTTCGGTACGTCGGGGGCACTGCAGGCCACCGCCAACAGGGTGACCGGTGCCAACAGACCTCGCGACAAGCGGCGAACCGAGATCCCATATATTCGACTCACAAGTGCTCCGTGTCGTGATGGATTGACGCGTACTTCAAGTGGCTCCAAGATGTTCTGACACTATCGCTGAGCGGTGAGCCTGCCTTTCCGATTGTCGCAGGAGGTTGCTGCGACAGCACCCTAGAACCGCCAGCTCAGCGAAACATACTGCTGCAGGAGCCGATCCACCGCGCCAATCTCGCGATACGTCGAGACCATCACGTACCACTGCCGGCCGATTCCGGCATCCGCATCGAAGCCCACCCACGTGGTGCGCGCCGGTACCATACCATCGGTCGCGCGCTGGTCGTCACGTCGGCCGGCTGTCGCTTCGAGGCGAATGCGGCCGAACGGATTGGCCTCCACTGATGCCGAGGTCAGCGTACCCGTCACCGTGGGTCCCGTGTATTTCGTGGCCCGGGCTCGCATGCCGAGTCCGAGCGGCGTCAGGCGTGTGACCGACAGCATCGCGGTGTTTGACTGGCTGCGTCCTACCGTCTCGCCGTTGCTCGTGCGCATGTCCGCGCTCGCGTAAACGTGCGGCACTGACATCGATACGCCGCCCCAGTATCCCTTGCGCAACGCATCGTCGAACGCGATGTCCGGCGTGAGAAAGTCCCGGTACAGTCGCACGCTGCGCCGACTGTCATAGCCACCGTTCACCGACAGCGACCGGTTGAGCGCTACGCGCAACGTCGCGAAGGTCGAAGTCGGGGTGATGCCCTTCCCCGCTTCGGCGTCGCGTTTCCAGCCACGATTGACATCGATTTCCTGCGTGGCATACAGCGACAGTACGGGACTCACATAGATCGTTGATAGCAGCGCGAACTCGCGATTCACACCATCGGTGGTGTACGACCCCACGCCCCCCACGGTCGTCTGGAACATCGAGCCGGTGCCCGGCGCATTGTGCCACTGCAGCCAGGCCCCTGCCTCCTTGATCGCCCCCGACGGGTGGAAGTTGAGGTAGTCGGGCTGTGTGCCGCCCAAGGCCCCCACACGCCAGTGTTTGCGGTCAATATCGAGGGTCAGACCATCGAAGAACCCCAGCGGAGACAACACATTGGAAAGCTGTCGTCCCATGGTCACCCGAGCGGGGAACGTGCCGCCGCCCTGAAACTCGACCAGCGATTGATAGACACGCGTGCTGCCGTCGATTCGTCCGCTGCCGGTGGTTTGCCGGTGGGCACGGGCGTCAACCAGAATCCCCAGCGGTGAACCATCCATGCGATGTCCTTCCAGTCGCAAGTCGACGGCCGGCTGCGTGAGTCGCCCACTCGATCCCGTGCCTGTCTGCAACGACATATAGCGCAGGCCCAGACGGCCCTGCAGCGCGCGTGGTCCCTTCTTTCGCGTATCCCCCAGACGCGGCGTATCGCGCTTCGCGCTGTCGCGGCTCACGGTGGTGCTGGACGCCACGACCACGGGATCGACCGCCGGAATAAATCGCGCACTGTCCCCGATCACCACGCCGGTGCCGCGGGTGATGCGCGACGCGGCACTGGACGACGACACGAACTGCACTTCGAGCACGGCGATGACCGAATCGCGCCGCATGATATCCACCACGCTCCGTTCGCGCAGTCCGGCCATGCTGCCAGCATCGATGTAGATCAGTTCGCCGCTCAGGTACGTAACCCGTGCCCACCGGAATCGCGGGTCGGCCGCGGGTTTGACTGCCGCGCCGCTCGTCGGTGCAGCAGCGGTGGTTGGTACGACGATTTTCTTCGCGGTGGCGCTATCGCGCGCGGCCGACGGCGTCACCTTGCGCACCGGTGTTGTGGCCGGTCGCTTGGGAAGTGGCGCACGAGCGGCGCCCGACTGCTGTGCCGCGAGCGGACTGGCCACCAGCAGCCCGCCCACGCACAACGCCGCCGCGACGGCGATTCTCAACTCGAGCCTCGTGGATGACACGCGTAACATGCGGTGCTCTCGTAGCGGTACCCGCTGCGACCACGGTGCTTGCTGTCCATCGTGGTCTGGGCGTGCTCATGACATGTCAGACAGGTGAACTCCTTGTAGTTCGACGTGTTCGCGTGGCATTGCGTACAGGTTGTCCATTTGGCGCGGTGCTTGCCCGAGTAGATCGGGAACCACGGTCCGTCGTGGTTGAACGTGGCACCGGTCCATTGCGACGTCGTATGGCAACTCTCACACGTTGTCGGGAAGCCCGCCGTGCGATGGTTGGGATTGGTGGTCGCGTTGAACTCTGGCGTGTGACAGGCACTGCACACCTTGGGCTTGCCGCGGTAGACGCCGTCGGAGTGACAGGCCAGACAGGTGGCCGGCAGGTGGCGACCCGTGAGCGGGAACGTCGTGGTGCTGTGACTCCAGGACGACGGGGTCCACGCGGTGACATTGTGGCAACTGGTGCACGTGGTGGAGTACCCCAACGCTGTGTGATTCGGCCGCGACGAAGAGGTGAACGCGTTCTGGTGGCATCCCACGCAGGTGGTGGTCTTGCCACGGAACACGCCGTCGCCGTGGCAACCCTGACAGGTCACGGTGCGATGCGCTCCGGCCAGCGGGAACGCGGTGGTGGCATGATCGAATGATGCGGGCGTCCACGCGGTAGCCGAGTGACACGTTTCGCACGTGTTGGGAAATCCCGACGTACGGTGATTGGGTCGCGTGCTGGCATCGAACTTCGCCTGATGGCAGCTGGCGCAGGTCATCGACTTGCCGCGATACACCCCGTCACCATGACATCCCAGACAGCTCACCGCACGATGCGCCCCGACCAAGGGGAATCGCGTGACGGCATGATCATACGTCGCGGGCGTCCATGCCGTCGCGGAATGGCAACTCTCGCACGTTGTGGCGATCCCCGACGCCCGGTGATTGGGTCGCGTGCTGGCATCGAACTTGGCCTGGTGACAGCTCACGCACGTCATCGGCTTGCCCTTGTACACGCCGTCGCCATGACAGGCGAGGCACGTGGCCGAACGGTGCGCGCCGACCAGCGGGAATCGCGTCAGCGCGTGATCGAATCCGGCCGGTTTCCAGGCCGTCACCGTGTGGCACGTTTCACAGGTGGTGCTATAGCCGGCCGTGCGATGATTCGGCTGTGTGGTGGCGTCGAACTTCGCTTGATGGCAGCTCACACAGGTCGTCGGCTTGCCGCGATAGACGCCATCGCTGTGGCAGCTGGCACAGCTGACCGCGCGATGCGCGCCGCCAGCGGGAAACGCGTGACCGCGTGATCGTACGTGGCCGGCGTCCAGGCCGTTGCCGTGTGGCAGCTCTCGCAGGTGGTGGCAATGCCCGACGCCCGGTGATTGGGTCGCGTGCTGGCATCGAACTTGGCCTGGTGACAGCTCACGCACGTCATCGGCTTGCCCTTGTACACGCCGTCGCCATGACAGGCGAGGCACGTGGCCGAACGGTGCGCGCCGACCAGCGGGAATCGCGTCAGCGCGTGATCGAATCCGGCCGGTTTCCAGGCCGTCACCGTGTGGCACGTTTCACAGGCGGTGCCATAGCCGGCCGTGCGATGATTCGGCTGTGTGGTGGCGTCGAACTTCGTTTGATGGCAGCTCACACAGGTCGTCGGCTTGCCGCGATAGACGCCATCGCTGTGGCAGCTGGCACAGCTGACCGCGCGATGCGCGCCCGCCAGCGGGAAACGCGTGACCGCGTGATCGTACGTGGCCGGCGTCCAGGCCGTTGCCGTGTGGCAGCTCTCGCAGGTGGTGGCAATGCCCGACGCCCGGTGATTGGGTCGCGTGCTGGCATCGAACTTGGCCTGGTGACAGCTCACGCACGTCGTGGGTTTGCCACGGAACACGCCGTCCGCGTGGCATCTTTCGCACGTCGTGGCGCGATGCGCCCCCACCAAGGGGAATCGCGAGTGGTCGAACGCCGCCGGTTTCCACGCCGTCACCGTGTGGCAGGTTTCACAGGTGGTACTGTAGCCGGACGTGCGGTGATTGGGCTGCGTGGTCGCGTCGAACTTGCCCTGATGGCAGCTCACACACGTGGTGGGCTTGCCCCGATACACGCCATCGCCGTGACAGAGCTGACAATTCACCGCGCGATGGGCACCGGCCAGCGGGAATTGCGTCTGGTTGTGATCGAAGGTCGCCGGCTTCCAGCCGGTGGCGGTGTGACAGCTCTCACAGGTGGCGGGAATCCCGGTGGTGCGATGATTGGGCTGCGTGGTGGCGTCGAAGTCACGCTGGTGACACGACTGACAGATGCTTGGCTTGCCGGCGTAGACCCGGTCGCTGTGACAGGCGAGACAGGTGGCGCCGACATGCTTGCCCAGCAGCGGGAAACGCGTGGCGTTGTGGTTGAATGGCGTGCCGGTCCACCGTTGCGTGCTGTGGCAGCTTTCGCACGTCGTCGCGAAACGGGCCTGCGCGTGGTGCGGCGCCGTGGTCGCGTCGTACGTGGTCTGGTGACATCCCACGCACGTCATCGGCTTGCCGCGGAATACGCCGTCGCCATGGCAACTGCGACAGCTCAGCGTCAGATGCGCACCGGTCAACACAAAGCGCGTGATCGCCGCATGATCGAACTGGCCGTGTTCCCACTGCGCCGGCGTATGACACGTCTCGCACGTGGTGGGGAACCCCAGCTGGCGGTGGTTGGGCTGCGTGGTCCCATCGTAGTTGCGCTGGTGACACGACTGGCACACCGCCGACTTGCCCGCATAGACCTTGTCGCTGTGGCAGGCCAGGCACGTCTGCGGCACATGGCGCCCGGTCAACGGGAAACGCGTCTGCGCATGATCGAATCGCGCACCGGCCCAGGCGGTGGTGGTGTGACACGATTCGCACGTGGCGGCGAACCGGGCCTGCGCGTGATGCGGATTGGTGGTGGCGTCAGCCTTGCCCTGATGGCAGCTGGCACAGGCCATCGACTTGCCCTTGAACACGTTGTCGGCGTGACACCCCGCGCAGGTGACCGCGCGATGGTTGCCGGTCAGCGCGAATCGCGTGGTCCCGTGATCAAACGGTGCGCCCAGCCACGTGGTGGTGGTGTGACAGCCTTCGCATGTATTGGAGAATCCCGCCGCGCGATGGGGCGGCTTGCTGGTGCGATCGACATCGGGCTGATGACAGCTGAGACAGGTGGATGGCGTGCCCGCATAGGTGCCGGTCTTGTGGCAGGATACGCAAGTCGCGGCCACGTGCTTGCCAGTGAGCGGGTACTTGGTCTGCGTCTGATGATCGAACTTGGCGCCTTTCCATTGCGCCGTGCCGTGGCAGGATTCGCACGCGGTCGGGAATCCCTGGCTGTGCTTGGGTTCGGCCGCCGCGGCGTAGTCGGCCTGATGACACGAGACGCAACTCATGCTGCGCCCGGCATACGCGTTGTCCGCGTGACAGCCGGCACAGGTCGCCGTCTGGTGCTTGCCGGTCAGGGCGAATTTGGTGGTGTTGTGGTCGAACGAGGCGCCAGTCCAGGTGGAAATCGTATGGCAGCTGGTGCAGTCCTGCGAAAAATGCGCGGCCACGTGATTGGGCGACTTGGTGGCCCGGAACGTCGGCGCATGACAGCTCTGACAGGAGCTGCTGCGCGCGGCAAACTGCAGTTGGCCGGGTCCCGTGCGAATGTGGCACGACTCGCAGGTGGCGATGGCGTGGGCGCCGCGCAACGGGAACCGCGACGCCTGATGCGTGCGTACAGCCGTGCCGCGATCGATGAAGCTGCGCGTGTTGTGACAACGGGCGCAGCTCACGCCGAATTCACCCTTGTGCGGATCGGAATGGCAGGAGGCACAGGTGGTGGTGACGCCCTTGAAGTCGAGCTGCTTGTGACACGACAGGCAGGTGGCGCGCTCGTGCGCGCCGACCAGCGGAAACGTGCGCTCGGCATGCTTGAACGTCGGGGCGATGCGCGCCGGCTTCCAGGCATCCGCGCGATGGCAACTGGCGCAGGCTTCGCGCAACTCGGTGCCGTGCGGTGAGCTGACCGTGGACGCTGCCGTGGCGACGCGCAGAGGCGGCTGAATGGCGGGACGCGGTTGCGCCCCGCCAACACCGGTGGCACCGAGGAGGGCCACGCCCAGCAGCAGTCGTAGCGACCACGTCATCGTGCCCCCTTCGGTTTCGCGGTATGACAGGATTCGCACGCGGTGGACACACCAGCGTACTGCCGGCGCGCCGATTCCGGTGTGTTCGGCATCACCGAACGCGCTGGCGCGATCGGATGACACTTGGCACAGGCGACCGTCGCGTGGGCGCCAGCCAGCGGGAATTTGGTGGCCTTTTCATGGTCGAACCGTTCGGCACCGGCAAAACGCAAGACGGTGTGACACGACTCGCAGGCTCCACGATCTTTGCGACGACCGAACTGGGTGCCATGCAACTCTTCGTGGCAGCCCACGCATTGGGCACTGCGTGACTGCGAGAACGGCAGGGCCGGCAGAGCCAGCGCACTCAACTTCAGCGAGCCACGCCCCGCCGGCGCTATCAGCTCCTTGTGACAATTCGCACAGGGGAGTGCCCGATGGGCTCCTTCGAGGGCATAGCCCAGCGTGCGGTGACTGTCGCTGGTGACAGTGGACGGACGAAAGCGTGCCGTGCCATGACAGCCACGGCATGACGCGCTGCCCCCCAAATTGGCCTTTGCGCCACTCGCCAGATAGCGACCGGCATGCGGGTCAGCGTGGCAACTCGCACACGCCGTATCACCAACGGCAAACGCAAACTTGGCCTTGCCGGTGGACATGGTCAGCGCCGGAAGACCCTTGCGATCGACGGCATGACAGGCGGCGCACACGGCCGTCGCGTGCGCCCCTTCAAGGGCAAAACGGAATTTCGCGTGGGCCGCCACGGTCGTCGTGCTGGGCCTGAAGCCCTCCACCGTGTGGCACGACGTGCAGCCGCCCTTGGCGCCGCGCACCGCCGGTTGCCCATCATGCGCGTCGACGTGACAGTCGGTGCACGTGGTGGCGGTCATCTTGAGGCGGACATACATCGCGGCGCTCAGCACACCCTGCGCCGAACCGCCCGTCGCTGACGCGGCGGCAGTGCGGACCGTGGTGTGGCAGGCGGCGCATTTGGTTGACGTATGCTTTCCCTCGAGCGGATACGCCGTACCGGCGTGTTCCGCCACGGTATAAGTGGCTGGAGCGAATCCTGCCACCTTATGGCAGGCGGCGCAGTCACGGGTTCGGCCCGCTTCGTTCCGATGTACGTCCGCATGGCAGCCGGCGCAGGTGGCAAAGGCCGGTGTCGGCTTCTCGTTGCCCTTGCCATGACACGCCGCACAGCTCACCGCGCCATGCTTGCCACTTAGCGGGTACCGCGTGGCGTCATGGTTGAACTCGCGCTTGTCGATCGTCGCCCACCCCTTCGTTTCGTGGCACGTACTGCACGCGTCCCGAATACGGCCCTTGTGCGGATCGGCGTGGCAGTCGTTGCACTTCGCATACGGCACCGGGCGGTACAGCGGGATTTTTTCACCCTTCGCCGACAGCTTCAGCGGCAGTCTCGCGGTGGCGTGGCACTTCTCGCATTTCACGTCCGAGTGTTTGCCGGTCAGCGGATAGCGCGCGTCGTCATGGGCGAACGTGGGAGCCGGTGCCCACGCCTTGGCATCGTGACACTGGTCGCAGCCACCCTTGAGCGCCCCCTCGTGAATGTCATCGCTGACGTGACAGCTGTTGCAGGTGGTCTCGAATCCAACCCACGGGGTGCCAGTCTTGCGCTTGGACAGTGCCGCCACCGCTGACTTCCG
Proteins encoded in this window:
- a CDS encoding MFS transporter; the protein is MTADSGFLARLRTSVGARPGEGAVLVWATAYYFLVLCAYYVIRPIRDDIGASSGAEKLAWLFTGTMLGMLLVHPLYSKLVSTLRRRQFIGWTYRFFILNLIAFYLVFRAVDASQAVWVGRVFFIWTSIFNLFVVSVFWSLITDVFRPGQGKRLFGVVAVGGTVGAMLGATITTALVGVLGPLNLMLVSALILELAVRASRVLDHAESGMRTVEAHEASSPRVLTPTEARIASAGDASHEVIGGGMLDGIRHIVSSPYLLGIASLILFYTISSTFLYFQQVDVVARVFGDDRAARTQVFGTMDIAVNALTLLAQLFLTGRFIKWLGVGAALAFLPIVTMIGFGIMGFAPVLMVLVVFQTIRRAGNFAIQRPGREALFTVLDRTDKYKAKNFSDTFVYRLGDQVGAWSYAGMAVFGLGLSGLAFTMVPFSAAWLLLTVWLGRQYARRETH